The Methanobrevibacter sp. genome contains the following window.
TGAAAGTATTGAGGTATACTCTCCCGCATCTATTCTTTCCAGAACAGATAAGTTGTTCTTATTGTTTATTACATACAAATCATCATAATTGAATGTTGCAATTCCGTTTTCATCTGTCATTGCGTTGTTTTGATAATAAGCAGTTGAATCTCCTTCGATTCTTAAATTCATCTCAGAATTGGCTATCGGAGTATCATTCATATCAGTTATCTTAAAGCTGAAAGATCCGCTTTTATATTCAATTTCAGTATTTATTGGCGTAATTTTTGCATCGATTTGCCCTTCACTGCAGATATCCTCTTCAATTGGACTTTCAAGGATATTATCTGCTTCGGAAATATCGCTGGCAGTGACATTCACATCAGCCGCACTGACGGCAGACACTGCGCAAACGGCAATAATAAGAAAAATCAATGCGAGTGTTAGTTTTCTGTACATATTATTGTTTTTGTCATTAAACTAATTTAAACTTTATATTAAATACTTTTAAAGCCAAATATAATTGTGATGAGCGAAAAATACATCCGTGAAAACAAAAAGTCCTGCAATATAATCAAGGCCAACAAAACCTATGCAAAAATACCTGATCTTGAAGATGCAGTTTTTATTAGGGACATGCTTGTTGAAAACGGCTGGGACTTAAATAAAACTCCTCAAATCATAAAAAAGGATGAGGATTATCTTGTTTTAACGGTTTATGATGAAAAAATACACGTGATTGGAAAGTATGACAGTAAACCTGATGAAAAAACAGTTGAAAAACTCATAAAAATCCACAAAAGAAACCCGAACAACTCCAAATACGGTCTTAACATATCTAAAGTATTCGATACATATGTAATCAGAAAGCAGATTGCAGGTGACGACTATATTTTCGGATACTATGACAGTCTTCAGGATGCGGAGTTTGTAAGAAATTTCCTTCTCGACAACATGTGGAACGTCAATGCCTTTAATGAGGTCAACTACTGTGAGGATACCGGAGACTATAAGGTCGTCAGGGTAATTGACGATAAGGTATATGTTCTGGATTCATTCTATTCAGACAATATTGACCTTAAAAAGTGCTATGAGAGTTTCCTAACCAAAATATCCAAGCACAAGTACGCTCTTGACAGCTACCCTCACCTTGATGCACTTAAGGATAAAATACCTGACCTGGAGGAAGAATTCGGAGTTAAGGTCAGGGACGACTACTGGGATTTCACAAACGCCGGTGACGGTGATGCCCTAAATCAAATAGTTTTTAATCTCTCCCCGTTCAAGCAAAGCATTTATGATTCAATCAACGGCAAAACAAGCTTTGAGGATATAAAAAAGTCATTAATCAGATATAAATCAAAAAATTTTGAAGGTAAAATCACAAAACATTTGGATGAGATGATTGAAAGCGGTCTTATTGAAATGGATGGTGAGTTCTATAAAAAGAAAAGTTGATAAGAAATAGCCAGCTATTCCTTATCGGAGAGTAATCCTCCGGCAACACCAATGTCTTCTTTTGCATATGGCTGAACCAGAACTGTAATTGCTTCAATAGGCAAATCATATGCTTCAGCAACTGTTTCACTTACTTTTTTAACCATTTCTCGTTTCTTTTCTAAGCTTATTGTATTGTTTCCAGCAATTGTAATTACAGGCATATTTATCACCATTTAAAATTTATTATGTAGATAGTATAAATAAATTATTAAAAGGTTTTGATATTTATGCTCGGTGAAAAAGAACTGGTTAAGATATTTCCGGATTTCAAAGACTTGGTACAGCCATCCGGAATCGATTT
Protein-coding sequences here:
- the dmpI gene encoding 4-oxalocrotonate tautomerase DmpI yields the protein MPVITIAGNNTISLEKKREMVKKVSETVAEAYDLPIEAITVLVQPYAKEDIGVAGGLLSDKE